A single Brassica rapa cultivar Chiifu-401-42 chromosome A04, CAAS_Brap_v3.01, whole genome shotgun sequence DNA region contains:
- the LOC103866131 gene encoding VQ motif-containing protein 18 yields the protein MVRESMEVTQYHQGNFNKGSSSRVSMNKNSQVISKIKPKIRIIHIFAPEVIKTDVKNFRSLVQSLTGKPAAVEVKTGKRSARPRIPTSQEPVCGDHQPVNRRTSFTGLLANGGNHEVKEEWGSGDQNTRNTNTYFDLEGLIQDVGEDYFSSFPMRSSPSSSQVEGFTFSNNNTSNCFDTKGHNIS from the coding sequence ATGGTGAGAGAATCAATGGAGGTTACTCAATATCATCAAGGTAATTTTAATAAAGGTTCGAGTTCTAGGGTTTCCATGAACAAGAATTCACAAGTAATATCCAAGATCAAGCCCAAGATTCGCATCATCCATATATTCGCACCGGAGGTCATCAAGACCGACGTCAAAAACTTCCGTTCACTCGTACAAAGTCTAACCGGAAAACCAGCAGCCGTAGAGGTCAAAACCGGTAAAAGGAGTGCCAGACCGAGAATTCCCACGTCTCAAGAACCGGTTTGCGGAGATCATCAGCCGGTTAACAGGCGTACTAGTTTCACCGGTTTATTAGCAAACGGTGGAAACCATGAGGTAAAAGAAGAATGGGGATCCGGTGATCAGAATACTAGGAACACAAACACTTACTTTGACCTAGAAGGTTTGATCCAAGATGTTGGAGAAGATTACTTCTCTTCGTTTCCTATGagatcttctccttcttcttcacaagtTGAAGGGTTCACCTtcagcaacaacaacaccaGCAACTGCTTCGATACAAAGGGTCACAATATTTCATAA
- the LOC103866129 gene encoding uncharacterized protein LOC103866129 → MGNCLSITDPSPEAVSEKILKALPVETPFKFPSPLPTLPQGNGFAKQTIDLGGLEVSQVSTFNKVWSTYEGGPDNLGATFFEPSSVPSGFSILGYYAQPNNHQLFGWVLTARDLSSDTLKSPLDYTLVANTESLKTKQDGPGYIWQPVPPDGYQAVGLLVTTTSQKPPLDKLRCVRSDLTEQCEADTWIWGTNGVNVSNLRPNIRGTQATGVCVGTFTWQPQNSSPPSLACLKNTKLNFSTMPNGSQIGVLFNTYSPLIHLHPDEEYLPSSVNWYFSNGALLYKQGQESNPNPIESNGANLPQGGSNDGSYWLDLPRDKKAKERVKKGDLRNTKAYLHIKPMLGATFTDIAIWLFYPFNGPARAKVKFINLPLGRIGEHIGDWEHVTLRISNFTGELWRVFLSQHSGGVWIDACDLEFQGGGSNKPVAYASLHGHAMYAKPGLVLQGDGDVGIRNDTAKSKKVVDTGLGYEVVAAEYEGGGVVEPPWLNYYRKWGPKIDYSVDDDVKRVARLLPGALKKAFDNFAKKIPDEVYGEDGPTGPKLKGNWAGDEK, encoded by the exons ATGGGAAACTGTCTTTCAATCACGGATCCTTCTCCCGAAGCTGTATCAGAGAAGATTCTCAAAGCACTTCCCGTGGAAACTCCTTTCAAGTTTCCCTCACCACTGCCTACTTTGCCTCAAG GTAACGGGTTTGCGAAACAAACCATTGACTTGGGAGGTCTTGAGGTTAGCCAAGTTTCGACATTCAACAAGGTCTGGTCCACTTATGAAGGTGGACCAGACAACCTCGGAGCAACCTTCTTTGAACCATCATCGGTCCCTTCCGGTTTCTCCATCCTCGGTTACTACGCTCAACCAAACAACCATCAACTATTTGGATGGGTACTCACAGCTAGGGATCTCTCAAGCGACACCTTGAAATCGCCTCTAGATTACACCCTCGTAGCAAACACCGAGTCACTCAAGACCAAACAAGACGGACCTGGATACATCTGGCAGCCCGTGCCGCCTGATGGATACCAAGCCGTTGGTTTATTAGTCACAACCACCTCTCAAAAGCCTCCTCTAGACAAACTACGTTGTGTTAGGTCAGACTTAACCGAACAGTGTGAAGCTGACACATGGATATGGGGAACAAACGGAGTCAACGTCTCAAACCTAAGACCGAACATTAGAGGGACACAAGCTACAGGAGTCTGTGTCGGAACATTCACATGGCAACCTCAAAACTCATCTCCTCCATCTTTAGCTTGCTTGAAGAACACGAAACTAAACTTCTCCACCATGCCAAACGGGTCCCAAATCGGTGTCTTGTTCAACACGTATTCTCCATTGATCCATCTCCACCCAGACGAAGAATACCTACCTTCTTCTGTCAACTGGTACTTCAGCAACGGTGCCTTGCTTTACAAGCAAGGTCAAGAATCAAACCCTAACCCTATCGAATCCAACGGAGCAAACCTTCCACAAGGCGGATCTAACGACGGTTCATACTGGCTAGACCTGCCTAGAGACAAGAAGGCCAAAGAGAGAGTTAAGAAAGGTGACTTGCGGAACACGAAAGCGTATCTCCACATCAAACCAATGCTCGGAGCAACGTTCACCGACATAGCCATCTGGCTATTCTACCCTTTCAATGGTCCCGCACGTGCTAAAGTCAAGTTCATCAACCTACCGTTAGGGAGGATCGGCGAACACATTGGTGATTGGGAACACGTGACGTTACGTATAAGCAACTTCACCGGAGAGCTATGGAGAGTGTTCTTGTCTCAGCACAGCGGAGGAGTTTGGATCGACGCTTGTGACCTAGAGTTCCAAGGAGGAGGAAGCAACAAGCCTGTGGCGTACGCGTCGCTTCACGGACACGCAATGTATGCTAAACCTGGACTTGTGTTGCAAGGAGACGGTGATGTTGGGATAAGGAACGATACGGCGAAGAGTAAGAAGGTGGTTGATACGGGGTTAGGGTACGAGGTGGTTGCGGCGGAGTATGAAGGCGGAGGAGTGGTGGAGCCGCCGTGGTTGAATTATTACAGGAAGTGGGGACCTAAGATTGATTATAGCGTTGATGATGATGTTAAGAGGGTGGCGAGGCTGTTGCCTGGAGCTTTGAAGAAGGCTTTTGACAACTTTGCGAAGAAGATTCCTGATGAAGTGTATGGTGAAGATGGGCCTACTGGGCCTAAACTCAAGGGAAACTGGGCTGGTGATGAAAAATga
- the LOC103866130 gene encoding major facilitator superfamily domain-containing protein 12, giving the protein MASLVIVGESEEVSFTKPLGRLSVFYYGVGHMLNDITASCWFTYLLLFLTQIGLSPRDAAIVMLSGQVADGFATVFVGESIDRFGHFKIWHAAGSLLVAISFSSVFGGCLPCTILHSNSLTLETLSYSMFAAIFNIGWAATQVSHMAMVNYITLNSTSRVALTSSRNAFSMVANLALYAIALVVFGVSKADTKENTESQYRWIAYSCITVGCCFVVVFLMGTKEPRLRITLRETNRARIPWAYWFRKILYYQVAMVYLLTRLVLNVSQAYLAFFVIDDLQMAQSAKALIPAIIYICSFVVSVMLQEIPWNGKGLKAYYCAGGIIWMFCGVSVLFLPRSINSFMYAISVLIGIANALILVTAISMQSVLVGSELGGCAFVCGSLSFLDKMSCGIALYVLQSHKNGTSPEDVVTSTHSFDFSVTRYGLGLVPAVCSFIGVVVTYFMELDGTILKPLCQPLLLE; this is encoded by the exons ATGGCGTCATTGGTTATTGTTGGAGAGAGTGAAGAGGTATCATTCACAAAACCACTTGGAAGGTTGTCTGTGTTTTACTATGGAGTTGGGCATATGCTCAATGACATTACTGCTTCTTGTTGGTTCACTTACCTTCTCCTGTTCTTGACTCAGATTGGTCTCTCCCCAAG GGATGCTGCCATCGTCATGCTCTCTGGTCAAGTTGCTGATGGTTTTGCTACTGTCTTCGTTGGTGAATCG ATTGATAGATTTGGGCATTTCAAAATCTGGCACGCCGCAGGGTCCCTATTAGTGGCTATCTCATTTTCATCGGTTTTTGGCGGGTGTTTGCCTTGTACTATCCTCCATAGTAACTCTTTAACGCTAGAAACATTATCGTACAGCATGTTTGCAGCTATCTTCAATATAGGATGGGCAGCTACTCAGGTTTCCCACAT GGCTATGGTCAATTACATTACACTGAACTCAACAAGCAGAGTAGCACTAACAAGCTCTCGTAATGCGTTTAGCATG GTTGCTAATTTAGCCTTATACGCGATTGCTTTAGTTGTATTTGGTGTCAGCAAGGCTGATACAAAAGAAAACACTGAATCACAG TATCGTTGGATTGCTTATTCATGCATTACCGTTGGCTGCTGCTTTGTGGTCGTATTTCTTATGGGGACAAAAGAACCACG GCTGCGTATAACTCTAAGGGAAACTAACCGAGCAAGAATACCATGGGCCTATTGGTTCCGTAAAATTCTATATTATCAAGTCGCTATGGTTTATCTCCTCACACGACTAGTCTTGAATGTTTCCCAG GCATATCTTGCATTCTTTGTTATTGATGACTTGCAAATGGCTCAATCCGCTAAAGCTCTG ATTCCTGCAATAATCTATATCTGCAGCTTCGTTGTGTCGGTTATGCTTCAG GAGATTCCTTGGAATGGGAAAGGCCTAAAGGCCTATTATTGTGCTGGTGGTATCATTTGGATGTTCTGCGGTGTATCTGTCCTCTTTTTGCCAAGAAGCATTAACTCTTTCATGTATGCGATCTCTGTCTTAATCGGCATAGCAAATGCATTGATTCTG GTGACTGCAATTAGTATGCAGAGTGTGTTGGTTGGTTCAGAACTCGGTGGATGTGCTTTCGTTTGTGGGTCTTTAAGTTTCTTAGATAAAATGTCATGTGGCATTGCTTTATATGTTCTTCAGTCACACAAAA ACGGGACTTCACCCGAAGATGTCGTAACCAGCACACATAGTTTTGACTTTTCGGTGACAAGATATGGATTAGGACTTGTCCCAGCTGTAtgctcttttattggagtcgtTGTCACGTATTTTATGGAACTTGATGGCACAATACTAAAGCCTCTTTGCCAACCGTTGCTACTAGAATAA
- the LOC103866128 gene encoding uncharacterized protein LOC103866128: MAVNFKSASFLLALVMTVAAILTPSVISGENRFSDLQIHKHLKRLNKPPLKSIKSPDGDVIDCVPITDQPALAHPLLINHTVQMRPSFNPESVFSESKVSSKCNDITQLWHVNGKCPADTVPIRRTRKQDLYRASSVEKFGMKSQKSIPKPKSYEPASVLTQNGHQHAIMYVEDGVFYGAKAKINVWNPDVEMPNEFSLAQIWVLGGNFNSDLNSIEAGWQVSPQLYGDTRTRLFTYWTSDAYQGTGCYNLLCSGFVQVNREIAMGGSISPLSGYGNSQYDITILIWKDPKEGHWWLQFGEKYIIGYWPASLFSYLSESASMIEWGGEVVNSQSEEGKHTTTQMGSGRFAEEGWGKASYFKNVQVVDGSNELRNPENLQVFTDQENCYNVKSGDGGSWGSHFYYGGPGRNSNCP, encoded by the exons ATGGCCGTTAATTTCAAAAGTGCCAGCTTCTTGCTTGCTCTGGTAATGACGGTGGCGGCTATCCTCACTCCTTCAGTCATCTCCGGCGAAAATAGGTTCTCCGATCTCCAAATCCATAAACACTTGAAACGACTCAACAAGCCACCTCTCAAATCCATAAAG AGCCCAGATGGAGATGTGATTGACTGTGTCCCAATCACCGACCAACCAGCTTTAGCTCATCCTCTGCTCATTAACCACACCGTCCAG ATGAGACCAAGTTTCAACCCAGAGAGTGTCTTTAGTGAGAGTAAAGTTTCGTCCAAGTGTAATGATATCACTCAGCTTTGGCATGTGAATGGGAAATGCCCTGCGGACACAGTTCCCATCAGAAGAACGAGGAAGCAAGATCTTTACCGAGCGAGTTCCGTCGAGAAGTTCGGTATGAAGAGCCAGAAGAGTATTCCTAAGCCTAAATCTTATGAGCCAGCTAGTGTCCTCACACAAAATGGTCATCAG CACGCGATAATGTATGTCGAAGATGGGGTTTTCTACGGGGCGAAAGCGAAGATTAATGTATGGAATCCGGATGTGGAGATGCCTAATGAGTTTAGCTTGGCTCAGATTTGGGTTTTGGGTGGAAACTTTAACTCTGATCTTAATAGTATTGAAGCTGGCTGGCAG GTCAGTCCACAGTTGTATGGTGATACTCGCACCAGGCTCTTCACTTATTGGACT AGTGATGCATACCAAGGCACTGGCTGCTATAACCTTCTGTGCTCAGGGTTTGTTCAAGTCAACAGGGAGATTGCAATGGGTGGTTCAATCTCACCTCTATCTGGCTATGGGAACTCTCAGTATGACATTACCATCCTTATCTGGAAG GATCCAAAAGAAGGACATTGGTGGCTACAATTTGGAGAGAAGTACATAATAGGATACTGGCCAGCTTCACTCTTCTCTTACTTATCAGAAAGTGCATCGATGATCGAATGGGGAGGTGAAGTGGTGAACTCACAGTCTGAGGAAGGAAAACACACCACCACTCAGATGGGAAGTGGTCGGTTTGCAGAGGAAGGTTGGGGCAAAGCTAGTTACTTCAAGAACGTTCAAGTAGTCGATGGGTCGAACGAACTGAGGAACCCTGAGAATCTTCAAGTCTTTACTGATCAAGAAAACTGTTACAATGTGAAGAGTGGTGATGGAGGTTCTTGGGGAAGTCACTTCTATTATGGTGGTCCTGGTAGAAACTCTAATTGCCCTTAA